The following DNA comes from Quercus robur chromosome 1, dhQueRobu3.1, whole genome shotgun sequence.
ATTAGCCCCACAAATTTAGTACTTAAGTTCAACATggtcaacaaataaataagacaTTATtttagaaagttaaaaaaaaaaaaaacatgccaTATATTGAAATGGTTTTAgatattataagaaaattggCAGCACTTCACTAAACAAAGATTACAGTAAAGAAGGGTCAACAGAGAATAAGAGAAATTAATATAAAGGCTGACATTATTACAGAATGAGTGCGCcaattagttttaaaaatcatgTAGCAGAAAGGAACTACGGAGTAATTATGGTACTTCAAAATGAGCCTGGCACCTGCTAACAACCTTTACTTGTTACTGGAAATTAAGATGATAGTTATTAAGAAATAGGAAAGGCTCACCTGATTAAGGTATTCACTTTCTTAGCCTGAATATCATACATCTTCTTTACGGCATCCTTGATCTTCTTCTTGTCTGCACGAATGTCAACAATGAAAACCAAAGTGTTATTGTCTTCAATCTTCTTCATTGCAGACTCAGTAGTAAGGGGAAACTTGAGGATCTGATAATGATCAAGCTTGTTCCTTGGTGGAGCACTAATGCGAGGATACTTTGGATTCCTTGCCTTCTTCAATGTCCTTGGACGGTGAAATGTAACTGATGTTCTGATCTTCTTAGTCTTCTTCTTAAAGGTTGCACCAGATTTCACTGCTTTAGCAGCCTTCAAGGCCTGAGCCTTTGGATCAGCCTTTTTTGAACTGTCAACTAAATAAGACATGCACCactttaataagtttctgaagagaaaaaatatgcaaccataataataaaagttCTAATTTATCCAAACAGGAGAGGCAGCTTCAAAGAAGGACCACTGACCACTAGAAAACAATATAACATGGAGGCAACAAACTTCAACCACAGTTTTGTTCTAAGCAATACAATTTAACCATGTTTCACAGGGCTGAACAAGATCAAATTATAGTTGGAAATCAACAGACAGCGAGATTATCTTTAGTGAATACAATTGAACTCTGACCATCCAGATACACCCCAATTGAACCAGCATTTAAGTTGGTTATCCAACTACtacaatctttcttttcttttctttttgataagaaaaagaaaggggtGCAAAACAAGGATGTCCCAGGAGATCACCCCATCctccaatttttcttttcttttctttaagaCGATGTAGTAATTTGttaaaaagcacaaaaaaaaatgcaactatGGTACATCCAGAATATACAAGAGAAAAACATACACGAAAAGAAAACCTAATCTTTATAATTATGAACAGCTAAAAGGCCCATAAACgatttataaggaaaaaaatggaATCCAACCATCCAATCAAAAAGTGACCTTAAAAACAGAATATCCCAACCCACAACAGAATTTTCTCAAACCTCAAATGTATAAGCATTATCTCCTTCCAAACGACCACACTTACATTATCCAACTACCATATACAAATTACATAGTATGTATGCACGCAAATAATCTAAATTACCGACTCATTTGCactaaacctataaaaaaattcagcTCAGTGGGGTTCATTTCCTCATTCATTTTCATACACTATTAGCTAATTTCATTCGTCTTTCTCTTCTCCTTAGTTCCACAgcaaatataaacataaaaatacattatcaccaagaaaagacaaaaatgaatttaaaaagtaaaacgagatcaaaacatatatatatatatatagataagatgAAAGTTTAAAATCAAGTTCCGAATCTTCTGGGAAACAATACAAACCACGCTAGATACCTAACATGGCTTAGTTGAGCTCATTACGATTTACAGTATCGTCATCTTGTTATACTAAGTTttttttctcggcaaccaaacaagGTGTTATAGAAAAAGACCGAGAAACAAAATATGgataaagaaaatgagaaacgAAAATAAGAGGAAAGTAAGCGAATCCAGTACCTTTAGCAGGAGCCATTGATTTCTGAATCAGAAGAAGCTCTGCCTCAGACCCCTTCAATTACCTGAAAACcctaaacaaaatcaaacaatatatttatagcgcatatatatacatacacacatataagagagagagagagagagacctgtggTGTTAGAGGGAAGCGGAGGAGGGACCGTCTCTAGGGTTTTGAAGGAGGGAGAAGAGAGATGGGTTTATGATTATATAGAAGAGGGCAGGTGAAATTACCAGAATATCCATCACCATTACCATTTAGAAACGAGGGTCAGGCTCGGGCCCAGTGAAAGCCCGGTCAAAATCGAGAGGAAGGAAATGAGAAATAGAGCCCAAAGGCCCAAAACTACTTGTTCAATAGCACCAGACTTTTTGTAGtgttcctctttttttcttggatCCAGCTTTTTGCGTTTGCGTTTACGTTTgttcactttatttttatttttattttttttcctgctgcTGCGCACTCATTTAGGGAAcaacggctactgttcatgtgaACAGTAGCCGGTAATTGTTGACTTTTCAGTGTTTTTTATTAGTtctgtgggtcccgtgcactgttcacggaccaacaaatttcattttttattaactttttcattaaaaatgggtcccacggtactattcacacatttaaaaattattttgctacagtgttttcagttttcagtttcagcaaaataagttctatccaaacacaccctatatatacattagaaatattttataaaaaaaatttatttttattggtacatatttaaattaataaataataagtcaaattgtaaattttatataaaataaaattggttaaaaaaataacaaccctagtttaattagaaattatttagtGTTGAGTTGTTTTGTTCAAAGAGACTGAGAGttcttttcaaaataataataataattaaaaaaaaaaaaaaaaaagagacggTGAGTTGTCTAGAGTAATGTAGCTTAGCATAAAAATGAATCCCACGTGAAATCGATGTTATTTCTTGGTTCTGTAGTCTCTTCAAATAAAACGTGCAAAATTGACCTTATAGaggttataatttataattatttccaTAACATTTAAGTTGTTGATTTTCATAATGCAAAGTGTAGGGGTGAAATTCTCAAAGTCAACAATGGGCCTGGGGCCCCACACGAAGCCCAACCATGACCAAAGGGGAATAGGGGCCCAAAAGACTTCTAGTCCAATCCTGTAGAGCCCAGTTTGTTTTAAATGACGTCCGaagaggaatgtctcctcgaaCACACAAATATGGGCCCAATGTGTGTCCCCTCCACAGTGAAGACCATCCCAGACGAATGTGGGTAGTAGGATGAGCCTCACACAgcaggaaaaaggaaaatgtaagACGTCAGGGAGaagccacaactgccgcattaaatgcaagaaaacTACTTTTTCAGccgtattaatgtggagaagacaggcgaatagtgttacattggccagtgcaactcacagaaagataaggaagatgtccaatgggacaggcactcaagtgaaagtccagatgattaacaagtgtaaggtccttgtcaatttaaggaggctatataagagaaggaaatccccatgaagaagggattGGAGAattgaggaaaagagagagagagagaggtgaaagAATTCTGTAGTCTGTTACCAGAGCAAGAGATGCActtatacgtctcctcggaccgataCCCTGTGAACCTAAGTAGAATATTCTCACGTTCAAAATGTTGCATGGCATACATCTAACTGACATTCACTTCGTCTAGCCCCAATTCTGTAaaccactctctacaaattcattgtctggggacttttgggccagaaccacttaccttttgggcctgggccccaaaaaccgcccctacaattggcgccgtctgtggggagaacttgcGTCTCGACAAGTGAATCTATAAGAAATGaaaggatcaggtccgcgccaaaccaGACGTGCAGATTCCCAACGGCAGGACAATTTTTTGAACCTCGAACGACGGAAAGCccaagataatcaacgagagggcagtgtgaacacctctcacacgagtaAAAGCCGCTCAAAGGGGAAAGATCATGCATCCCATAAGCAGAACGAGCGaaaggctctacagcaagagattgatgatttgaagaagaagctgcgcTGAGCGCAGCGAAAACGTCCTTCCCCCGGCTCGGATACTAGCAGTGATGAGGATAACGAATACAAGCGAAGATCAAGAACCCCTCCAAGCGAGACTTTTTCCTATAAGGAAGAGCGGCCTCGCAAATGTAGCCACAAAAGCCCGtcttaccaaggcctggccaacgatgccatgagcaaggccctggatcgcatCTCCCAGTCGCCGTTCACACGTAGAATAGAGAAGGCAGTGCTTCCTCGGTGGTTCCATCAACCAACGTTTGCCATATACAATGGTTAGACTGACCCagtagagcatgtaagccaaTTCAATCAGAGAATGGCCGTCCACTCTAGGGATGAGGCattaatgtgtaaggtgtttccgtCTAGCTTGGGAcccatggcgatgagatggtttgatgccttccagccgaattccatagattcctttaaacagctgacgcaggcttttggttcccgcttcatcaccagcaccagagtccctcggcccctcgattccctcctatccttgtccatgcgagaaggagagaCGCTGAAGGCCCACTCGGACAGATACTGGGAAATGTATAACGAGATAGAAGGAAattacgatgacgtcgccattagtacgttcaaaaggggcctgccgacagaacatggcttaagaaagtccCTCACTGGGAAGTCAGTCACCAGCGTACGCCAACTCATGGACAaaattgacaagtacaaaagggtcgaggaggaccagtAGATGGGGAAGGGtaaagcgaaggttgtccctcaagagaggagggacttcaggtcggaccgctttaACAGCAGTAACAGGCCGAGAAGAGACTACGCGGAACAGTCCGGACCTGCTGGGGCTCAGGTAGTCCATGCTGTGTTCCAAGAACCATTGCACAAGATCCTAGAGAAGGTGAAGTGCGAACCCTTCTTTCAGTGGCCGAACaggatggcaggcgacccctcaaaacgcaatcagaatTTGTACTGCGCGTACCACCAGGAGCCAGGTCACACCACCGATGATTGCAGGAATCTGAAAAACCATTTGGATCGGCTTGTCCAAGAAGGGAAGTTGAGGCATCTGTTGCACCGCCCTGAAGGATAGCAGGAACGGTTAAACATCGAAACCAGACAAGGCAcattgaggccacccattggcataataaatgtcattcttaCCGCACCTGGAAGGACCGGTTCCAGCCCTTTCAGAGTAATGTCAATGGGCAGGTTCCTGATTGAGCCAAACGAAAGGGAATCTAAGAGAGCCAGAGTGAGTGCCACGCCATTAATCGGGTTCTCGGAGGAGGACAAGCAAGGAACCCTTCAACCCCACGACGATGCCCTAGTCGTCACGCTCAGAATTGGAGGTtatgatgtgaaaagggtgttagttgatcaaggCAATGCCGTGgaggtaatgtaccctgatttgtacaaggggctgaacttgaagctagaagacctgtcgccatacgattcCCCTCTGGTcagttttgaaggaaaaatcgtcaccccgaaaggcatgataaggctgcctgtgcaaacagactcGGACGTGGTAGAGGTGAGCTTCATTGTCGTAGACGCGTACTCTCCTTACACCGCTATCGTGGCCCGGCCgtggcttcatgcactaggggctgtgccatcaaccttgcaccaaaaagtgaagtatccgtcaggaggtcaaatcaaagaaataataGGGAACCAAGGAATGActaggcaatgcatggtgttGGCAATCTCACGACGACCAAATAGTGAACCTTCCACTTCTGCCGAGAatggcttatagcaatcaatgaCCTCGGTCCCAACTGCGGGTGGTGGAGGACCAGCCACGGAGGTGAGCTGTGAGGAGCTGGAGAAAGTACTCGTCAGGTCAGACTCTGAGAGGTTTTTTCAGATCGGCTCGGAATTACCACCACAGGAGAAGTCaacactaattgattttcttcGACGGAATGCggacgtattcgcctgggatcCCTATGAGGCCCTCGGGGTTGACTCAGATCTCATATGCCATCATCTTAATGTTAACCCGACTATAACTCCTAAGAAGCAGCCTCCTCGGCGGTCGTCGAAAGAACACGCAGACGCTGTGAGAGAAAAGGtcgcaaaattgaagaaaacTGGGGCTATCAAGAaagtattctaccccgaatggttagccaacacagttgtagtaaaaaagaagagcgggaaatggtgGGTCTACGTAGACTTCAtggacttaaacaaggcctgcccgaaggatctTTTCCCAATGCCACGGATAGACCGATTGGTAGATGCGACTGTCGGGCacccccgaatgagttttttggatgctttccagggctaccatcagatatccctGGCTGCCgaagaccaagaaaaaactgcttttgtcaccccagttggaaattatcattacaaagtgatgccctttggcttgaagaatgccgggtcgacctatcaaaggatgatgactaggatgttcgAACAACAGATGGGTAAGAATGttgaggtgtatatagatgacatggtgatAAAGAGCAAATTGGTGGCAGACACATCAGAGACCTCGGCGAAGTATTTCAAATTCTGAGAAAGTACAAGCTAcgactgaacgcatccaaatgttcatttggggtgggatcaggaaaattcttaggctatatggtaacccacagAGGAATAgaagttaaccctgaccaaataagagccATCCATAGCCTACAGCCTCCttggaatcccaaagaggtttagaagcttaccggcatgatagtTACCTTAAACCatttcatctcccgctcagtggacagatgcaggcctttcttcctcctattgcacaagtggaagggctTTGAGTGGACTGAGGAATGTGCTTTagctttccaacagctcaaggaatacctcacCCGACCACCGATTATGTCCAGTCCCGATGCCGACGAGGTGCTGTTCGCATACATCACAGTAGCCTATCATGCGGTAAGCTTAGTGCTAATCCGAGAAGACAACGACACGCAACGGCCcgtgtattacgtgagcaaatcGCTGCAGGAGGCAGAGACCCGGTATCTCCCCCTCGAAAAAGCTATCTTGGCCGTCGTACAAGCCACGcggaagctcccccactattttcaggcacatacagtAGTTATGCTAACTCAACTTCCGTTGAAATCCGTCCTCCGcagcgccgactacacaggCAGAATTGCTAAGTGGGGAACGATCCTgggcgccttcgacattagatacatgcctcaCATCGCCATaaaaggtcaggtcctcgccgatctagtagctgaatttgcggagccCACCCTAGAAGGAATGGAAGTGTCGGGATCACCAAGTGCTGGTGAGAAACTGATCAGCACAGTCTCTCAGCATGAGCACAATTAGTGGAAAGCACACATCGACGGTGCAATGAACCAAAGGGGCTCAGACGTGGGGCTCGTTCTAGTCTCTCCCGAAGGGATAACTATAGAAAAGCCGTTGAGGCTCGGATTCTCagccacgaataacgaagccgagtgTGAGGCGCTATTGGAGGGGATGTCAATGATCCGGAAATTGGGTGGAAAATACGTAAATATATTCTTGGATTTGAGACTCATCGTGGGACAAGTAAACGGGGAATCGGAGGCgaaagatgaaagaatgcaagagtacctgGCCCGGGCTAAGCACCTGCAGACCCATTTCTACCACTTCCATTTAACGCATGTACCTAGGAGTGGGAAcacccatgctgattctctCGCTACGCTGGCTACCTCTtcggctcagccccttccgcgggtCATTTTAGTTGAAGATCTCTGCCGCCCAACAATAGAGAAGGCCAATGGAATTCGGGTACACAACGTCGGGGCAagacctagctggatggaccctctggTGCTGTTCTTAAAGCACGACACCTTGCCAGACGATAAGGTTGAGGCCGACAAAATTAGGAGGAAAGCTTCTCGATTCTGGCTGTTCGAGGACTCCAAACTTTATCGACGCTCATTCTCGGGGCCGTACctgctgtgtgtgcacccagaAGCTACTGAACTCATCTTggaggagttacatgaagggatttgtggaagccatacagGGAGAAGGTCCCTGTCCCACAGGGCCATGACactgggttactggtggccgagcataCATAAAGAGGccctggaatatgtgaagaagtgcgaccagtgccaaaggTTCGCCCCAAACATACATCAACCAGGCGGGGAACTTAACCCGCTGTCCAGTCCTTGGCCATTCGtacaatggggcctagacatattAGGACCGTTCCTCAAAGCAGCTGGGAACAAGAAATTTCTTCTCATCGAcaccgattacttcacaaaatgggtcgaAACTgaggcgctggcaaacattagggacgtcgatgtcaagaagtttgtttggaaaaatattatcactagGTTCGGAACCCCGCACACCCTGATCTCGGATAACGGCCTCCAGTTTGACAGCAAAGCCTTCAGAGAATACTGTAATGATCTGGGAATTATCAATCGATACTCCACACCGGCCTACCCACAGGGTAATGGGCAGGCGGAAGCCATCaataaaaccatagtgaatggactgaaAAAGAGGCTGGACGAtgcgaaagggaggtgggttgaagagttagcccatgtcttgtggacaTACCGCATCACGCCTAGCaggtccacgggagaaaccccaTTTTCATTGACCTACGGAGCCGAGGCTGTCATCCCACTGGAGATAAACTTCCCGACACAGAGGACTATTACCTTCAACCCTATTGCTAATAACAGCCTTCTGGAAAAAAGCTTGGATCTCCtcgaagaaaaaagggaaagtgcaATGGTCCACCTAGCATACTATCAGCAAAGGCTCAAATAGGGCTACAACGCCAAGGTGAAGCCAAGGCCATTGGCACCCGGGGAtctagtgctgaggaaagtcctaGGCACCGCGAGGAACCCTACATGGGGAAAGTTTGGACCAAACTGGGAAGGCCCCTACCGTATCACTTCCGTAGCCGGCATAGGGGCatactttttggaagatttggatgaacataTAGTGCCAcgcccatggaatgtaaataacctgaaaatgtactgttattaatgaaagacatcATTCTTGACGCCGTATTACTGTACAGCTACTTGggctaagtgttaaatagaacccaagtcctgcctggctcctcggaccacagacttgagggaaattaacctcgcagcaattttcactaagtgttaaacagaacccaagtcctacctggctcctcggaccacatacttgggggaaattaaacTCGCAacaattttcactaagtgttaaacagaacccaagtcctgcctggctcctcggaccacagacttgggggaaattaacctcgcagcaattttcactaagtgttaaacagaacctaagtcctacctTGCTCTTCGGACTACAGACTTGGGAGAAATTAACCTCACAGCAATTTTCActgcctgactcctcggaccacagacttgggggaaattaacctcgcagcaattttcactaagtgttaaacagaacccaagtcccgcctggctcctcggaccacagacttgagGGAAATTAACCTCACAgcaattttcactaagtgttaaacagaacccaagtcctgcctggctcctcggaccacagacttgggggaaattaacctcgcagcaattttcactaagtgttaaacagaacccaagtcccgcctggctcctcggaccacagacttgggggaaattaacctcgcagcaattttcactaagtgttaaacagaacccaagtcctgcctggctcctcggaccacagacttgggggaaattaaccttgcaacaattttcactaagtgttaaacagaacccaagtcctgactggctcctcggaccatagacttgggggaaattaacctcgcagcaatttttactaagtgttaaacagagcccaagtcctgcctggctcctcggaccacagacttgaggaaaattaacctcgcagcaattttcactaagtgttaaacagaacccaagtcctgtctggctcctcggaccacagacttgggagaAATTAGCCTCGCTGCTATTTCGTCTAATTGTCGACTATCATTTTTTACACATTCATTCACTCATGCCTGGTTTTTCAACAGTTAATGGCAGAATAGACATCCATTTATGATGAAAACAGAAGAGAAAGTAAAACAACAAGAATAAAAGGAAACGACAcctttcattaaaatccccaaaagCGATCCTTTTACAaccattaaacaaaacaaaatataaagggTCTAACAAGTAAAATCCTACACTACTTTCCTAAATCTGATCCCTGAGCAGGCCCGGGTTGGTCGTCTGCTGGCTGGGGCCCTGGAACAGTCTCCTTAGCCTGTGCAACAACCTCCCTGATTGAAAGACTGTCCTCGGGCAACTTGTCCTTCGAGGCCGGCTGCACATCCCCAACTTCAGGCATAGCGGAGTCTGAGGCTAAAGCCTTCGTTGGGAGAGGCTCTTCAGGCGCGACCACGTCAAGGATCTCACGAACGTCCTTTGGAAAAAAGATATTCTCAGCTTTCCTAAGATTGGAATCCGCTGGGACTGTCACCCGGTCCAAGGCTACACCCCAAGACAGGGTAATGTATTCCCTGCATACAGCAGCCACCTCCTCGGCCAGCCTGACCTCAGTGTCCTTGACCCCGCGATCATAAGAGGCTACCACTGCTTTCTCGGCCGCCTCCCTGGCCAGACGGGCCTCCCCCTTGACCTTCGCAAGCTCGGCCTTGAGATTTGAAACCGCCTGCTTCTCTGTCACGAGATTTTCCTCGGACTGGCGGAGCTGTAGGCGCAGATCCTCAGCCTGTTTAGTAGCGTTTTTAAGGCCGGCCTCCGCGCTCGCACGGCCCTTCTTTGCCTCTTTTACTTCATTGCTCAGACCATCATTTTCCTTCTTGAGGTCGCTAGCAGTCCTCTCGGCAGCACAACGGGACTGAGCCTCGTTGTGAAGGTCCTCACGTGCCTTTTTGGCCCATTCCTCAGCAACGAAGATTTGCTGAGTGACCTGGGCCAGAAAGGTAAAGGCTTAATTAAAGAGAATGATGCATAAATAGATACGtaacaagagaaagagataggaGAAGTTCTCACTTACCAtagccatgtccctcttcagcgACATGAAGAGTTCTGGTTGTCGAGTATCCCGTAGCCCCTTCATATCGCGAGGcaagagaagaggctgctgcagGGCCTCGGCCAAGAATGATGCCTGCCCTCACTGGGATTCCCACAGGGTCGCATCCCAAGAAATTGGAGCGCCGTCCAGTTCGAGCCGTGGTGACTAGATTCGTTGTTCCCTCCGAATAGCCTCGTCGTCTCGGCTGTCAATAGACCTGGTCCTCTTCTCTTTGGGCTCTTTGGTCTTTTTGCCTTTCTTCTGAGGCTTGGCTTTTTCTTGGCCAACCTCGCCCTCCTCCAATTCCCCCACAGGCCTCTTTCGCCTTAAATTGGGCATAGGCTGCGGTGCCGCATCCGAtgtgggaggaggaggaggaggaggagcttTGGAGGTCGGCTGTTCCTTCGGGACATCCTTGGAAGACTGCCCTTTGTTCCTATTGGAAAGGAGGCCCCTGAGACCAAACCTTTGTTTCaggtccattccttcttcttctagCTCTTAGCTGATATCAACTTGTGCGATTGCTAAACCAAGATCAGGGGCTGCCGAGGCGCGGTCTAAATCTGAATCAGAATCCGAGAGCTCTACTGGCCTGGCCGAcacctctccctcctcggcgaagtggaactggtctatctgatcctcCAAAGACGAGTGCGAGGAACCGGCTTCTTCCTCTGGGACAACCACTACGGGAAAAGCACGCTAAGCAGGCAGCTAGACGGGAGGCAAATCTCTCGAAGCAAGAAAACCTGGTACGGAGACGTCGATCCGTGCCAATCGCAGACTACCAGCCCTGATTGCTTGGCCGGCCTCCACTAGAGCACGAGTA
Coding sequences within:
- the LOC126732274 gene encoding 60S ribosomal protein L23a-1: MAPAKVDSSKKADPKAQALKAAKAVKSGATFKKKTKKIRTSVTFHRPRTLKKARNPKYPRISAPPRNKLDHYQILKFPLTTESAMKKIEDNNTLVFIVDIRADKKKIKDAVKKMYDIQAKKVNTLIRPDGTKKAYVRLTPDYDALDVANKIGII